From the genome of Geobacter sp. SVR, one region includes:
- the ilvA gene encoding threonine ammonia-lyase, protein MQLYELILEAHERLKKRIRRTELIHSHYYSEKLGAPLLFKCENLQRTGSFKIRGALNFMTAQSREALKHGVITASAGNHAQGVAFSADLLGVKASIYMPEITPPQKVQSTRDYGAEVVLTGRNFDEACQAALQAQHSTGALFVHPFDDPLVMAGQGTIALEILEDLPDLKNLIVPVGGGGLIAGIAAAVRVIAPHVRIIGVESMAAPSMSASFKAGKPCETPVSVTLADGIAVKRPGALTVPVIRGSVDEIVLVEEEEIAQAIVSLLEKTKLLVEGAGAVPLAAVLHDRIQGLSGKTVCLLSGGNIDVKTIALVVERGLLAAGRYLKLSIELDDLPGALATLSADIAATRANIFLINHDRRSKSLPLGRTDVSLELETRGYEHIREIVQELERKGYSLKVE, encoded by the coding sequence ATGCAACTGTACGAACTAATCCTGGAGGCCCATGAACGCCTTAAAAAACGCATCCGTCGCACGGAGCTGATCCATTCCCACTACTACAGTGAGAAACTGGGAGCGCCTCTGCTTTTCAAGTGTGAAAACCTGCAGCGAACCGGCTCCTTCAAGATCAGGGGCGCCCTTAATTTCATGACTGCCCAGTCCAGGGAGGCCTTGAAGCATGGCGTAATTACCGCTTCTGCGGGAAATCATGCCCAAGGGGTGGCATTCTCGGCGGACCTGCTGGGGGTGAAGGCGAGCATCTACATGCCTGAGATCACCCCACCGCAAAAGGTGCAATCGACCAGAGACTACGGGGCCGAAGTCGTGTTGACCGGCAGGAATTTCGACGAGGCCTGCCAGGCAGCCTTGCAGGCCCAACATTCGACTGGTGCCCTGTTCGTACACCCTTTCGACGACCCGCTTGTAATGGCCGGACAAGGTACGATTGCCCTGGAGATTCTGGAAGACCTGCCCGATCTCAAGAACCTGATTGTTCCGGTAGGCGGCGGCGGGCTGATTGCCGGCATCGCTGCAGCGGTGCGAGTCATTGCGCCTCATGTGCGGATAATAGGTGTCGAGTCGATGGCAGCGCCATCCATGTCGGCTTCATTTAAGGCCGGAAAGCCATGCGAAACTCCGGTCAGCGTGACATTGGCCGACGGCATTGCGGTAAAGCGACCGGGAGCGTTGACTGTTCCGGTGATACGAGGATCGGTAGATGAGATTGTGCTGGTTGAAGAAGAGGAGATAGCGCAGGCGATTGTTTCTTTGCTGGAAAAGACGAAACTCCTGGTGGAGGGGGCTGGCGCGGTGCCGCTGGCAGCCGTTCTGCATGACCGGATTCAGGGATTGTCCGGCAAGACGGTGTGCCTGTTGTCCGGCGGCAATATCGATGTCAAGACCATTGCCCTGGTCGTTGAGCGTGGTCTGCTGGCCGCCGGTCGCTACTTGAAGCTGTCGATAGAGCTGGACGACCTTCCCGGAGCGCTGGCCACGCTGTCGGCTGATATCGCCGCCACGCGGGCCAATATCTTCCTGATCAACCATGACCGCAGGTCGAAATCTCTCCCCCTGGGCAGGACGGATGTGTCACTGGAATTGGAGACACGGGGCTACGAGCACATCCGCGAAATAGTGCAGGAACTGGAGAGGAAGGGGTACAGCCTTAAGGTCGAGTGA
- the trxB gene encoding thioredoxin-disulfide reductase, with protein sequence MEPVHHRLIIMGAGPAGYTAAIYAARANLNPVVITGLQPGGQLTTTTEVDNWPGDHAGVLGPDLMERMRLHAERFDTQMIHDSIKAVDLNRRPFLLEGDSSSYSCDALIIATGASAKYLGLPSEHAFKGKGVSACATCDGFFYRGKEVAVIGGGSTAVEEALYLSNIASHVTVVHRRNQFRSEKILSDRLIERTKKGNVSIEWLHVLDEVIGDANGVTGIRIRHTSGSTKEIPVHGVFIAIGHTPNTTMFEGQLDMENGYIRTRCGGEEDSATATSVPGVFAAGDVQDFMYRQAITSAGTGCMAALDAERYLESLLP encoded by the coding sequence ATGGAACCAGTACATCACAGGCTAATCATCATGGGTGCCGGACCAGCCGGCTATACGGCCGCCATCTATGCTGCGCGGGCCAATCTGAACCCCGTTGTCATCACCGGTCTGCAGCCAGGGGGACAACTGACCACCACCACCGAGGTAGACAATTGGCCGGGTGACCATGCCGGCGTTCTCGGGCCAGACCTGATGGAACGCATGCGGCTGCATGCCGAGCGCTTCGACACGCAGATGATCCATGATTCCATTAAGGCCGTGGACCTGAATCGCCGCCCTTTCCTGCTGGAAGGCGATTCCTCATCCTACAGCTGCGACGCATTGATTATCGCTACCGGGGCCTCGGCCAAATATCTGGGGCTGCCTTCCGAACATGCCTTCAAGGGCAAGGGCGTTTCGGCCTGCGCCACCTGCGACGGCTTCTTCTATCGCGGCAAGGAAGTGGCTGTCATAGGAGGGGGCAGTACCGCCGTTGAGGAAGCACTCTACCTTTCCAATATTGCCAGCCATGTCACGGTGGTCCATCGCCGCAACCAGTTCCGTTCCGAAAAGATCCTGTCCGACCGTCTCATCGAGCGGACAAAAAAAGGCAACGTGAGCATCGAGTGGCTCCATGTTCTCGATGAAGTGATCGGCGACGCCAACGGCGTTACCGGTATCCGCATCCGTCATACCAGCGGATCGACCAAGGAAATTCCGGTACACGGCGTGTTCATTGCCATCGGCCACACTCCCAACACGACCATGTTCGAGGGCCAGCTTGATATGGAAAACGGTTACATCCGAACCCGCTGCGGTGGCGAGGAGGACAGCGCTACCGCCACCAGTGTGCCGGGAGTATTCGCTGCCGGTGACGTACAGGATTTCATGTACCGCCAGGCGATCACCTCTGCCGGGACGGGATGCATGGCGGCATTGGACGCCGAGCGCTACCTCGAATCGCTGCTTCCGTAA
- a CDS encoding NapC/NirT family cytochrome c, translating into MSKAKRGIFKYYMNPISLIGMLISAVSALVIVLVLALQAFMGVENPYLEMFTYLALPGGIILGGVLTYLGAWRVRKQERMHPDVELPPLPRLDFNDPQKLRLTVFFAFATVVFFAVIGVASIKGFEFTESPTFCGELCHTVMQPEYTAWKNSPHANVKCVECHVGPGAAWYVKAKISGMRQLWAVATHSWPTPIHTPIENLRPSRGTCEHCHWPQKFYAGRQKIFYHYAPNETNTPREIDMLIKIGGTPKTPNAMGIHWHIGREVHFIAGDKQRLTIPYVAVKGADGKITEYMDSSKPLTREEIGKAEKRLMDCTDCHNKPTHIYYSPGEEMDRNFASNTIDRSLPFVKKVAVELLEKPYTSTEEAVKAIDAGIKDYYAKNYPEVASKKADAIAQASERIQAIYKRNYFPKMKVKWNTYPNHIGHFYTPGCFRCHDGKHKSPEGRVISKDCKLCHDVLKQTQENIPAGQKVTDFVHPVDIGDELFKTNCSECHSAGGHDVAGGGKH; encoded by the coding sequence ATGAGTAAGGCGAAGAGAGGTATTTTCAAGTATTACATGAATCCGATCAGTCTGATCGGCATGCTGATTTCCGCGGTTTCGGCCCTGGTGATCGTTCTTGTGCTGGCCCTGCAGGCTTTCATGGGTGTGGAGAACCCGTACCTTGAAATGTTTACCTATCTGGCGCTGCCCGGCGGCATTATTTTGGGCGGCGTGCTGACGTATCTGGGAGCCTGGCGGGTGCGCAAGCAGGAGCGCATGCATCCGGACGTGGAGCTGCCTCCGCTGCCCCGTTTGGACTTTAACGACCCCCAGAAACTGCGCCTTACCGTTTTCTTTGCCTTTGCAACGGTGGTATTTTTCGCCGTTATCGGTGTCGCTTCCATCAAGGGGTTTGAGTTCACCGAATCTCCGACCTTCTGCGGCGAACTGTGCCATACGGTGATGCAGCCGGAATACACCGCCTGGAAGAATTCTCCCCACGCCAATGTCAAGTGCGTCGAATGCCACGTTGGTCCCGGCGCCGCCTGGTATGTCAAAGCCAAGATCTCCGGTATGCGCCAACTCTGGGCCGTCGCCACCCACTCATGGCCGACCCCGATCCACACCCCGATCGAGAACCTGCGCCCGTCCCGCGGCACCTGCGAACACTGTCACTGGCCGCAGAAATTCTATGCCGGACGGCAGAAGATCTTCTATCACTACGCACCCAACGAGACCAATACCCCGCGTGAAATCGACATGCTGATCAAGATCGGCGGGACGCCGAAGACCCCGAATGCCATGGGAATTCACTGGCACATCGGGCGTGAGGTACATTTCATTGCCGGCGATAAGCAGCGGCTTACCATCCCTTATGTTGCCGTCAAAGGCGCAGATGGAAAAATTACCGAGTATATGGATTCGAGCAAGCCGTTGACCCGCGAGGAGATCGGCAAGGCTGAAAAGCGGCTGATGGACTGTACCGATTGCCACAACAAGCCGACCCATATCTATTATTCGCCGGGCGAGGAAATGGACCGGAATTTCGCATCCAATACCATCGACCGCAGTCTCCCCTTTGTGAAGAAGGTAGCGGTGGAGTTGCTTGAGAAGCCCTACACCTCGACCGAGGAAGCGGTAAAGGCCATCGATGCCGGTATCAAGGATTATTACGCCAAGAATTATCCTGAGGTAGCCTCTAAAAAGGCTGATGCCATCGCTCAGGCCTCGGAGCGTATCCAGGCGATCTACAAGCGCAATTACTTCCCGAAGATGAAGGTGAAATGGAACACCTATCCCAACCATATCGGCCACTTCTACACGCCTGGTTGCTTCCGTTGCCATGACGGCAAACACAAGTCTCCGGAAGGCAGGGTCATTTCCAAGGACTGCAAGCTTTGCCACGATGTCCTGAAACAGACCCAGGAAAACATTCCGGCAGGACAGAAGGTGACCGATTTCGTCCATCCGGTCGACATTGGCGATGAATTGTTCAAGACGAACTGCAGTGAGTGCCACTCTGCCGGTGGGCACGACGTGGCGGGCGGGGGCAAGCACTAA
- a CDS encoding cytochrome c3 family protein: MKNHVLRPLYVALALVGFILFVRKLLVPVDFGIYERGYMYGWHRKSNEAEWKGVRIKYKTDKGCRDCHRDKYEEISKSGHSIISCENCHGPRYEHPKDPPGLTVDRSRGLCVRCHAHIPYMTGGRGDIPGIDPEKHYPQAECVMCHLSHNPKPMNQKREARS; the protein is encoded by the coding sequence TTGAAAAATCATGTTTTGCGTCCGTTGTACGTTGCCCTGGCCTTGGTGGGGTTCATCCTTTTTGTGAGGAAGCTGTTGGTCCCTGTTGATTTCGGCATCTACGAGCGGGGATACATGTACGGCTGGCACCGCAAGTCCAATGAGGCAGAGTGGAAAGGGGTCAGGATCAAGTACAAGACTGACAAGGGGTGCCGTGACTGTCATCGGGACAAGTACGAGGAAATCTCGAAATCGGGCCACAGCATCATCAGCTGCGAAAACTGCCACGGCCCCAGATATGAGCACCCCAAAGATCCGCCGGGCCTGACTGTCGACCGCAGCAGAGGGCTGTGTGTCCGCTGCCACGCCCACATCCCGTACATGACCGGCGGCAGGGGTGATATTCCGGGGATCGACCCGGAGAAACACTACCCCCAGGCGGAATGCGTCATGTGCCACTTGTCCCATAATCCAAAACCGATGAATCAGAAGCGGGAGGCCAGATCATGA
- a CDS encoding 4Fe-4S dicluster domain-containing protein: MINRRQFCKRAIIAVGGLMLPLAALEIFDPRTLQAEKETGNKTRWGFLVDTRKCVGCGFCVKACKIENEVPYDANVTRTWVERYVVTRDGKTYIDSPKGARDGFTSPKIDQNHHGMHEIPPQEVTKAFFVPKLCNQCENPPCVQVCPVGATYQTEDGVVLIDRTWCIGCGYCIMGCPYSVRFFHPVHHVAEKCNFCYHRISQGMKTACVDACPFGARSVGNLKDPDDPVTRIIMTERVSVLKEEYGTKPQVFYLGLSKEVK; the protein is encoded by the coding sequence ATGATCAATCGCCGCCAATTCTGCAAACGTGCCATCATCGCCGTCGGAGGGCTGATGCTGCCGCTGGCCGCTCTGGAGATATTCGATCCCCGCACCCTTCAGGCCGAGAAAGAGACAGGCAACAAAACTCGCTGGGGTTTTCTGGTGGACACCCGCAAGTGCGTCGGATGCGGCTTCTGCGTCAAGGCCTGCAAGATCGAAAACGAAGTTCCGTACGATGCCAATGTCACTAGAACCTGGGTGGAGCGCTACGTCGTCACCCGGGACGGCAAGACCTACATCGACTCCCCCAAGGGAGCCCGCGACGGCTTCACGTCCCCGAAGATCGACCAGAACCATCACGGTATGCATGAAATCCCCCCCCAGGAGGTAACCAAGGCTTTTTTTGTCCCCAAGTTGTGCAACCAGTGTGAAAATCCCCCCTGCGTGCAGGTCTGCCCGGTGGGGGCCACGTACCAGACCGAGGATGGTGTGGTTCTGATCGACCGTACGTGGTGCATCGGCTGTGGCTACTGCATCATGGGGTGCCCCTACAGCGTCCGCTTCTTTCACCCGGTCCACCACGTGGCCGAGAAGTGCAACTTTTGCTACCACCGCATCTCACAGGGGATGAAAACCGCCTGCGTCGACGCCTGCCCATTCGGCGCCCGCAGCGTTGGCAACTTGAAGGACCCGGATGATCCGGTCACAAGGATCATAATGACCGAACGGGTCAGCGTGCTCAAAGAGGAGTACGGCACCAAGCCACAGGTGTTCTACCTGGGATTATCCAAGGAGGTGAAATAG
- the nrfD gene encoding NrfD/PsrC family molybdoenzyme membrane anchor subunit: MGHGEVWTLKEFFVYPNEYIYWSIQIVMYPFMTGLVAGAFVLSSLYHVFGLKQLKDIARFSLVFSLALLPVAMMPLMLHLQQPLRGINVMMTPHFTSAIAAFGIVFTTYGLIVASEIWFVYRRFIVESVLELRAKGEKTSAEWLKLTIYSVLSMGAMDLSPEALNKDERAVTILAGVGIPVACFLHGYAGFIFGSVKANALWMTPLMPVIFICSAVVSGIALCLLTYILTMEIRKLIAAYNRKTYPKEQHPSPEELGSVELHVVKTTAKYLVMFLVLAITLELLDLIFRGYTAVRSWDILRRVIYEKDFVKIFVLQYGMGNLIPFLLFLVPGLTVRRAAVGCALCLVGIFMMRWNVVIGGQAFSGSFAGFMEYKLPLWPDDLETFKEGLMGALMVAATPFVLFYTITRILPVFGVKDSH; the protein is encoded by the coding sequence ATGGGACACGGCGAGGTCTGGACCCTGAAGGAATTTTTCGTCTACCCCAACGAGTATATCTACTGGTCGATCCAGATCGTGATGTACCCGTTTATGACCGGTCTCGTGGCCGGTGCGTTCGTGCTCTCTTCTCTCTACCACGTCTTCGGCCTGAAGCAGCTAAAGGACATCGCACGCTTCTCGCTGGTCTTTTCGCTGGCGCTGCTGCCGGTGGCGATGATGCCGCTCATGCTGCACCTGCAGCAGCCCCTGCGGGGCATCAACGTCATGATGACCCCGCATTTCACCTCCGCCATCGCTGCCTTCGGCATTGTCTTCACCACCTATGGCCTGATCGTGGCCTCGGAGATCTGGTTTGTCTACCGGCGGTTCATCGTGGAAAGCGTTCTGGAATTGCGTGCCAAGGGCGAAAAGACATCGGCCGAATGGCTGAAGTTGACCATCTATTCGGTCCTGTCCATGGGGGCCATGGACCTGAGCCCCGAAGCCCTGAACAAGGATGAGCGTGCAGTGACCATACTGGCTGGCGTGGGAATCCCGGTGGCCTGCTTCCTTCATGGTTATGCGGGCTTCATCTTCGGGTCGGTCAAGGCCAATGCCCTTTGGATGACACCGCTGATGCCGGTCATCTTCATCTGCTCCGCCGTGGTCTCCGGCATTGCCTTATGCCTGCTGACCTACATCCTGACCATGGAAATTCGCAAGCTGATCGCCGCCTACAATCGCAAGACCTACCCCAAGGAGCAACATCCCTCTCCCGAAGAATTGGGGAGTGTTGAACTGCACGTGGTGAAGACAACCGCAAAGTACCTGGTCATGTTCCTGGTGCTGGCGATTACGCTGGAGCTGCTGGATCTGATCTTCAGGGGCTATACGGCAGTCAGGTCGTGGGACATCCTGCGGCGGGTGATTTATGAAAAGGACTTCGTCAAGATCTTCGTACTTCAGTACGGCATGGGCAACCTGATCCCCTTCCTCCTCTTCCTCGTACCGGGGCTCACGGTCAGGCGGGCCGCTGTCGGCTGCGCCCTCTGTCTGGTCGGCATCTTCATGATGCGCTGGAACGTGGTCATCGGAGGCCAGGCATTTTCGGGGTCTTTTGCCGGATTCATGGAGTACAAACTGCCGCTGTGGCCCGATGACCTGGAGACCTTCAAAGAGGGGCTGATGGGCGCACTGATGGTGGCCGCGACCCCCTTTGTACTATTTTACACGATCACCAGAATCCTGCCGGTATTCGGTGTAAAGGATTCCCACTGA
- a CDS encoding DUF2339 domain-containing protein, giving the protein MSHTAETPEEKVDELSARIRALERQLEAMTERTGSGEAAKTASPDSHPPATTSTLHSDEESPDFSEEVLSWVRRAALLPRLSTLCFMLVVALILRTITDSGLIARSAGVSLGMFYAAGLIAFGYYKYGRSSPLAPVLTACGALLMPVIVVETHTHFQSLPLVPAYLALIGTGIGTAYISRRFNVFTPISVGILGMALGGAAIDYPHPYFPYLCMVLITANVMGYYAAGLKQCSWLRWTTLVVTMLMLLLWGLRLGQGLSQGETPTPDLAVAWFLPVLTVFALTFPVLGLLGIIRSKSSKTSRFDLMLPILNAAWAFTVAYHAIEAPGKRIVGIIGIIAAIAHLALSFWLARRNVMGAPGTGSFAFAGGILLALALPAATGMFTLSLAAISLVAIFLAVMSRVWKNGGVRLCTYLFHIYSCTALVIMLRGEGAAATDLINILPAGLLAIVILYQYQWCRRNPPPAGHIFFSSIDDKDRSAALLLVAALLCGYYAMRIGMYHGVHLLAADARHEAFRCGESVLINLSAAGLMLFAYLRANREIRNIAVLVTITGGLKVFLSDLIGAHGLPLVLSVFSFGLTAAIESVALGKWPKHAVEREEEPELPSQAAVPLVSSSEGMG; this is encoded by the coding sequence ATGTCTCATACAGCGGAAACCCCTGAAGAAAAGGTCGACGAACTTTCCGCCCGGATACGGGCTCTGGAACGCCAGCTGGAGGCCATGACCGAGCGGACAGGATCGGGTGAGGCGGCCAAAACCGCGTCACCGGATTCTCACCCCCCGGCGACGACCAGCACACTACATTCCGACGAAGAGTCACCCGATTTTTCGGAGGAGGTTCTGTCATGGGTTCGTCGCGCTGCTCTTCTGCCGCGCCTCTCAACCCTGTGCTTCATGCTGGTGGTGGCACTCATCCTGCGCACCATCACCGACAGCGGCCTGATCGCCAGATCGGCCGGGGTCAGCCTCGGCATGTTCTATGCCGCCGGACTGATCGCCTTCGGCTACTACAAGTATGGCAGAAGCAGTCCCCTGGCGCCGGTACTCACCGCCTGCGGCGCACTGCTGATGCCGGTCATCGTGGTCGAGACCCACACGCATTTCCAGTCGCTTCCACTGGTGCCTGCCTATCTGGCCCTGATCGGCACCGGCATCGGCACGGCATACATCAGCCGGCGGTTCAACGTCTTCACCCCCATTTCGGTCGGCATTCTCGGCATGGCCCTGGGAGGGGCCGCCATAGACTACCCCCACCCCTATTTCCCGTATCTCTGCATGGTACTCATCACTGCAAATGTCATGGGGTATTATGCCGCCGGCCTGAAGCAATGTTCATGGCTGCGCTGGACCACGCTCGTGGTCACCATGCTCATGCTCCTGCTCTGGGGATTACGGCTTGGTCAGGGATTGAGTCAGGGGGAGACTCCTACACCGGATCTGGCAGTCGCCTGGTTCCTCCCGGTTCTGACCGTCTTTGCCCTGACCTTCCCGGTTCTCGGCCTGCTCGGCATCATTCGCAGCAAATCGTCAAAGACCTCGCGATTCGACCTCATGCTTCCTATACTCAACGCCGCCTGGGCATTTACCGTGGCATACCATGCGATCGAGGCGCCTGGAAAACGAATAGTCGGGATAATCGGAATCATTGCGGCCATCGCTCATCTGGCCCTATCCTTCTGGCTGGCGCGACGAAATGTTATGGGTGCTCCGGGAACCGGTTCCTTCGCCTTTGCCGGCGGAATACTGTTGGCACTGGCACTTCCGGCCGCCACGGGCATGTTTACCCTTTCGCTGGCAGCCATCTCACTCGTAGCCATTTTCCTGGCGGTCATGTCACGTGTATGGAAAAACGGCGGGGTCAGGCTGTGCACCTACCTGTTTCATATCTACAGCTGCACCGCACTCGTGATAATGCTCCGCGGCGAAGGTGCCGCCGCGACCGATCTCATCAACATACTTCCAGCCGGTTTGCTCGCCATCGTCATCCTGTACCAGTACCAGTGGTGCCGCCGGAATCCTCCGCCCGCCGGTCATATATTCTTTTCCAGTATTGACGACAAGGACCGCAGTGCCGCGCTGCTCCTCGTTGCTGCATTGCTGTGCGGTTATTATGCCATGCGAATCGGCATGTATCACGGCGTGCACCTGCTCGCAGCAGACGCGCGACACGAGGCCTTCCGGTGCGGGGAGTCAGTACTGATCAATCTTTCGGCGGCGGGATTGATGCTGTTCGCCTACCTGCGGGCTAACCGGGAGATCCGGAACATCGCCGTTCTGGTCACCATTACAGGGGGGCTCAAGGTCTTCCTGTCCGACCTTATCGGTGCCCATGGACTCCCGCTGGTGCTGAGCGTGTTCTCATTCGGACTGACTGCGGCCATCGAATCGGTTGCCCTGGGCAAATGGCCGAAACATGCGGTAGAAAGAGAAGAGGAACCGGAGCTGCCGTCCCAGGCAGCGGTCCCTCTGGTGTCATCTTCGGAAGGGATGGGTTGA
- a CDS encoding cytochrome c3 family protein: protein MFVLFRRTLPLLFLVVLWAGPARSEQGMAIDPATCLGCHSDKISVQAFASSVHGKNACTSCHVDITDLLKHMKKEIKVEKVQCERCHKKQNSEHFASIHAEKGVTCAQCHTDIHTHTYWKNDKRIAVAKCIQCHDKESVYRKSVHGKGVAAGNMDSAACHDCHNLHDIKPLGDPNSRANREFHTKVCMKCHSDEKLMAKNKVTTVAVKSYMESYHGKNYRLGFPEKVAGCADCHTAHSVLPKADPQSSVNPNNLTKVCGRCHANASGLFTKFYAHGEMTDREKYPILYYTFISMTGLLVSTFAVFWVHTLLWMFRGFVENREKAALLQRGEHHHVMPDAHKQYRRFNRIHIFLHFLVITSFLGLSLTGLPLKFAGQPWAVAMMKMYGGSANAGLIHRICAGITFVYFGSALAMSIHFLFIRKDIPGNFLQRLFGPDSLCPNLRDIKDVIGMVKWFLFKGPKPTFERWTYWEKFDFIAVFWGMFAIGGSGLMLWFPEFFGLFLPGWAFNVATIIHSDEALLATGFIFSVHFFNTHGRPEKFPMDFVIFNGQIGKEEMIEERGDQWKRYEEAGITEQFACRKTSGVIYDFFLKGFGFTAVAIGLGLLALMIMAFLSGGGH, encoded by the coding sequence ATGTTTGTGTTATTCCGTCGCACCCTGCCGCTTTTGTTCCTCGTTGTCCTCTGGGCCGGCCCGGCCCGTTCCGAACAGGGCATGGCCATCGACCCCGCCACCTGCCTTGGTTGTCATTCTGACAAGATCTCCGTTCAGGCCTTTGCCTCCTCTGTTCATGGCAAGAACGCCTGCACCAGCTGTCATGTGGACATCACCGATCTCCTCAAGCACATGAAGAAGGAGATCAAGGTCGAGAAAGTGCAGTGCGAGCGCTGTCACAAGAAGCAGAACTCCGAACACTTCGCCAGCATCCACGCCGAAAAAGGGGTCACCTGCGCGCAGTGCCACACCGACATCCATACTCACACCTACTGGAAAAACGACAAACGCATTGCGGTTGCCAAATGTATCCAGTGCCACGACAAGGAATCGGTATATCGGAAATCGGTTCATGGCAAAGGTGTTGCCGCGGGCAACATGGATTCGGCAGCCTGCCATGACTGCCACAACCTGCACGATATCAAGCCGCTGGGCGATCCAAACAGCCGCGCCAACCGCGAGTTTCATACCAAGGTGTGCATGAAGTGCCACAGCGACGAGAAGCTGATGGCCAAGAACAAGGTCACCACCGTGGCGGTCAAATCCTACATGGAAAGCTACCACGGCAAGAACTATCGCCTCGGTTTCCCTGAGAAGGTGGCCGGATGCGCTGACTGCCACACGGCCCATTCGGTGCTTCCCAAAGCAGACCCCCAGTCCAGCGTCAATCCGAATAATCTGACCAAGGTCTGCGGCCGCTGTCACGCCAATGCGAGCGGGCTGTTCACCAAGTTCTACGCCCACGGCGAAATGACCGACCGGGAAAAATACCCGATCCTGTACTACACCTTTATCAGCATGACCGGGCTGCTGGTCAGTACCTTCGCCGTTTTCTGGGTCCACACCCTGTTGTGGATGTTCCGCGGTTTCGTGGAGAACAGGGAGAAAGCAGCACTCCTGCAAAGGGGCGAACATCATCATGTCATGCCCGATGCCCATAAGCAGTACCGCCGTTTCAACCGGATCCACATCTTCCTGCACTTCCTGGTGATCACCAGTTTCCTGGGACTCTCGCTGACCGGTCTGCCGCTCAAATTCGCCGGACAGCCATGGGCGGTGGCCATGATGAAGATGTATGGCGGTTCGGCCAATGCCGGCCTGATCCACCGTATCTGCGCCGGAATTACCTTCGTCTATTTCGGTTCTGCGCTGGCCATGAGCATTCACTTCCTCTTCATCAGGAAAGACATCCCGGGCAACTTCCTGCAGCGGCTGTTCGGCCCTGATTCACTCTGTCCGAACCTCCGCGATATCAAGGACGTGATCGGCATGGTCAAGTGGTTCCTCTTCAAAGGACCGAAACCGACCTTCGAGCGCTGGACCTATTGGGAGAAATTCGACTTCATCGCGGTCTTCTGGGGTATGTTTGCCATCGGAGGATCCGGCCTGATGCTCTGGTTCCCCGAATTCTTCGGCCTCTTCCTGCCTGGCTGGGCCTTTAACGTGGCCACCATCATCCACTCGGACGAAGCGCTTCTGGCGACAGGGTTCATATTCTCGGTCCATTTCTTCAACACCCATGGAAGGCCCGAGAAGTTCCCGATGGATTTCGTCATCTTCAACGGCCAGATCGGCAAGGAAGAGATGATCGAGGAGCGTGGCGATCAGTGGAAGCGTTATGAAGAGGCCGGCATCACCGAGCAGTTCGCCTGCCGTAAAACCAGCGGGGTCATCTATGACTTCTTCCTGAAGGGCTTCGGCTTCACGGCCGTAGCGATCGGCCTGGGGCTGCTGGCTCTGATGATCATGGCCTTCCTGAGCGGCGGCGGGCACTGA